The Psychrobacter sp. LV10R520-6 genome includes a region encoding these proteins:
- a CDS encoding SLC13 family permease, which yields MSEQKLDSHLPDDGNEYLFTDTFPKGTGKGLIVVAIAAIISMIIYNVLPYDISANKGLTLLFFIGVLWLTEAVHVTITAILVVVIGALIGIPDFDAEIGLQSFANPIIYLFFGGFALAAALHVQKLDRKIALKILSMSGGNLGTAVFLIFGVTAFLSMWISNTATAAMMLPLALGILTQVDREKDRGTFVFVLLGIAYSANLGGLGTIVGSPPNAIAAKALDIAFVDWMKFGIPMMLVLLPLLLGAMYLFLKPNLNRQVTLNEDEPIAWNKPRVLTIIVFIITALSWILSKQIGAALNVDDVDSIVALLAASAVVSLGLVSWKQVSDNTDWGVLMLFGGGIALSTVLKVSGASLVLGQAVANGLSSAPLILVVLSVAAFIIFLTEFASNTASAALLVPVFAAIAEQMGLPPAVLVMIIGIGASCAFMLPVATPPNAIVFGTGLIKQSEMIRVGVILNIIATFIVGLWAYFFLL from the coding sequence ATGTCAGAGCAGAAATTAGACAGCCATCTTCCTGATGATGGCAACGAATATTTATTTACCGATACCTTCCCAAAGGGTACTGGTAAAGGGCTAATAGTAGTGGCAATAGCTGCGATTATCAGTATGATTATTTACAACGTCCTACCGTACGATATCAGTGCCAATAAAGGCCTCACCCTGCTGTTCTTTATTGGCGTGTTGTGGTTGACTGAAGCGGTGCATGTGACTATTACCGCGATATTGGTCGTCGTAATAGGGGCACTTATTGGTATACCAGACTTCGATGCCGAAATCGGTTTACAAAGTTTTGCCAACCCGATTATTTATTTGTTCTTTGGTGGTTTTGCGTTAGCGGCAGCGTTGCATGTGCAGAAATTGGATAGAAAAATTGCGCTCAAGATTTTATCAATGTCAGGTGGCAATCTTGGAACCGCAGTATTTTTGATATTTGGGGTGACTGCATTTTTATCGATGTGGATATCGAATACGGCCACTGCGGCGATGATGTTGCCATTGGCGTTGGGTATTTTAACGCAGGTTGACCGTGAAAAAGACCGTGGCACTTTCGTGTTTGTGCTATTAGGTATCGCCTATTCTGCTAATCTTGGGGGTTTGGGTACGATTGTTGGTTCACCGCCTAATGCGATTGCTGCCAAAGCGCTTGATATTGCTTTTGTTGATTGGATGAAGTTTGGTATTCCCATGATGTTGGTGCTGTTGCCACTATTATTGGGGGCAATGTATCTTTTCCTTAAACCCAATCTCAATCGTCAGGTCACGCTCAACGAAGATGAGCCTATTGCATGGAATAAACCCCGTGTACTGACGATTATCGTATTTATTATAACCGCGTTGAGCTGGATACTCTCTAAACAAATCGGTGCCGCGCTTAATGTCGATGATGTTGATTCCATTGTCGCATTGTTAGCAGCATCAGCAGTGGTCAGCTTAGGTTTGGTATCATGGAAACAAGTCTCTGACAACACCGACTGGGGCGTACTCATGTTGTTCGGTGGTGGTATTGCGCTATCAACAGTTCTAAAAGTCTCAGGGGCCTCTTTGGTTCTTGGTCAAGCGGTCGCCAATGGGCTGTCATCTGCACCGCTTATCTTAGTGGTGCTTTCAGTAGCGGCATTCATTATCTTCTTAACGGAGTTTGCCTCTAATACCGCTTCTGCTGCTCTGTTAGTACCCGTATTTGCGGCTATTGCTGAGCAAATGGGTCTGCCGCCTGCCGTATTAGTCATGATTATTGGTATTGGTGCCTCGTGTGCCTTTATGCTACCGGTTGCCACCCCGCCAAATGCGATTGTCTTTGGTACGGGTCTCATCAAACAGTCAGAGATGATACGTGTTGGGGTTATTCTCAATATCATTGCTACGTTTATCGTTGGTCTGTGGGCGTATTTCTTCTTACTCTAA
- a CDS encoding alpha/beta fold hydrolase — MMPRLVKIAFYICISIFAILAATLAFFWAPDRSVAELKQWQLPNSEFIDVQGMQVHVVQSAQCEVYRSRAMIDNAVKSGTTLPEVMVLLHGTSASVHTWEGWTTQLSDEYCVVSMDLPGFGLTGPYADKTTKYTSADYAAFVVELLDTLRLDRVILAGNSLGGKIAWRTAVLYPEYVEKLILIDSVGYPATPKSVPIGFKLAKYPMLTPILNCVLPRNIVKNSVLSVYVDDSKVDEALVDRYYDLTLRQGNRQALSRRLQETDSAANPEQIKQLAIPTLILWGAPDDLIPVENAALFHRDISNSQLRIFDGLGHVPHEEYPIATVAVVKQFLAEEPVSE; from the coding sequence ATGATGCCGCGTCTAGTAAAAATTGCTTTCTATATCTGCATAAGTATATTTGCCATATTAGCCGCTACACTAGCATTTTTTTGGGCACCTGATCGCAGTGTTGCTGAGTTAAAACAGTGGCAGCTGCCTAATAGTGAATTTATAGACGTGCAAGGCATGCAAGTTCACGTGGTGCAGTCAGCACAATGTGAGGTTTACCGAAGTAGAGCGATGATCGATAATGCGGTTAAATCCGGCACAACGCTACCGGAAGTTATGGTTTTATTGCACGGTACTTCAGCAAGCGTGCACACATGGGAGGGTTGGACGACACAGCTCAGCGATGAGTATTGTGTGGTGAGTATGGATCTGCCAGGGTTCGGTTTGACCGGGCCATACGCTGATAAGACGACAAAGTACACTAGCGCTGACTACGCCGCTTTTGTTGTAGAGCTGCTAGATACGTTGCGTTTAGATCGAGTCATTTTGGCAGGCAACTCACTAGGGGGCAAAATTGCTTGGCGTACAGCCGTCTTATATCCTGAGTATGTGGAAAAACTGATATTGATCGACTCAGTTGGCTATCCGGCCACGCCAAAAAGCGTACCCATTGGTTTTAAGCTCGCAAAATATCCTATGTTAACGCCCATCTTAAATTGTGTATTGCCCCGAAATATCGTTAAAAATAGCGTCCTGAGCGTTTATGTAGATGATAGCAAAGTCGATGAGGCTTTGGTTGATCGCTACTATGATTTGACATTGCGCCAAGGCAATCGCCAAGCACTTAGTCGGCGCTTGCAAGAGACTGATAGCGCGGCCAATCCAGAGCAAATCAAGCAGTTGGCCATACCAACCTTGATCTTATGGGGTGCACCGGATGACTTAATTCCTGTCGAAAACGCGGCTCTTTTTCATCGAGATATCAGTAACAGTCAGCTTAGGATATTTGATGGTTTAGGACACGTGCCACATGAAGAATATCCCATTGCGACAGTGGCGGTAGTCAAACAGTTCTTGGCTGAAGAGCCAGTAAGTGAATAG